A single region of the Brachypodium distachyon strain Bd21 chromosome 3, Brachypodium_distachyon_v3.0, whole genome shotgun sequence genome encodes:
- the LOC100844092 gene encoding NAD-dependent malic enzyme 59 kDa isoform, mitochondrial — translation MWRHAAARRSAQIRRLLSSAAPPAVAGSAVRGPCIVHKRGTDILHDPWYNKDTAFPLTERDRLGLRGLLPPRVMSFEQQYERFINSYRSLEHNTKGEPESVVSLAKWRILNRLHDRNETLYYRVLIDNIKDFAPIIYTPTVGLVCENYSGLFRRPRGMYFSAKDKGEMMSMIYNWPAEKVDMIVVTDGSRILGLGDLGVQGIGIPIGKLDVYVAAAGINPQKVLPIMLDVGTNNEKLLENKLYLGLRQPRLEGEEYLAVVDEFMEAIHARWPKAIVQFEDFQMKWAFETLQRYRSRFCMFNDDVQGTAGVALAGLLGAVRAQGRPLTDFTKQKIVVVGAGSAGIGVLNMAKHAMLRMPGIHKIGELGEGHNQFWVLDKDGLITKARKGLDPAAARFARGFGPEEVQDLHEGASLVEVVRRVKPHVLLGLSGVGGIFNEEVLKAMKDSDSPCPAIFAMSNPTTKAECTPEDVFKYVGENAVFASGSPFSNVALSNGRKGYANQANNMYLFPGIGLGALLSGARHISDGMLHAAAECLASYITDDAIRKGILFPSISSIRHITARVGAAVARAAVDEDLAEGCCDMDPKELRSMSESDTVDYVARKMWYPVYSPLVNDK, via the exons ATGTGGCGCcatgcggcggcgcggagatCGGCGCAGATCCGGCGGCTCCTGTCGTCGGCGGCCCCTCCGGCTGTCGCCGGCTCCGCCGTGCGCGGCCCCTGCATCGTGCACAAGCGCGGCACCGACATCCTCCATGACCCCTGGTACAACAAG GACACGGCGTTCCCCCTCACGGAGCGAGAccgcctcggcctccgggGCCTGCTCCCGCCGCGGGTCATGTCCTTCGAGCAGCAGTACGAACGCTTCA TAAACTCGTACCGCTCGCTGGAGCACAACACAAAGGGGGAACCCGAATCGGTCGTCTCGctggccaagtggaggatccTGAACAGGCTGCACGACCGGAACGAGACATTGTACTACAGG GTGCTAATTGACAACATCAAGGATTTCGCTCCGATTATATACACTCCCACTGTCGGCTTGGTCTGTGAAAATTACAGCGGTCTCTTCAGGCGCCCCCGTGGGATGTACTTCAGTGCAAAGGATAAGGGGGAGATGATGTCAATGATTTACAATTGGCCAGCAGAGAAG GTTGACATGATAGTTGTGACTGATGGGAGCCGCATTCTAGGTTTAGGTGATCTTGGAGTTCAGGGCATAGGTATACCTATTGGTAAACTTGATGTTTATGTCGCAGCAGCTGGTATCAACCCACAGAAG gTTCTCCCAATAATGCTTGACGTGGGAACAAATAATGAAAAGCTCCTCGAGAACAAGCTAT ATTTAGGATTGAGGCAACCTAGGTTGGAAGGAGAGGAATACCTAGCTGTTGTGGATGAATTCATGGAAGCTATTCATGCACGGTGGCCTAAAGCAATTGTGCAG TTTGAAGATTTCCAAATGAAATGGGCCTTTGAAACTCTTCAGAGGTATCGGAGCCGATTTTGCATGTTCAATGATGACGTACAG GGGACCGCAGGAGTTGCTCTAGCTGGTCTTCTTGGAGCTGTTAGAGCACAGGGTCGACCCCTCACAGATTTTACTAAGCAGAAGATAGTTGTGGTAGGAGCTGGAAG TGCTGGGATAGGTGTGCTTAACATGGCTAAACATGCAATGTTGAGGATGCCAGGGATCCATAAAATTGGGGAACTGGGCGAAGGCCACAATCAATTCTGGGTTCTGGACAAGGAT GGCTTAATTACCAAAGCTAGAAAGGGTCTGGATCCAGCAGCTGCTCGTTTTGCCAGAGGTTTTGGTCCTGAAGAGGTCCAAGATCTCCATGAGGGGGCTAGTCTTGTTGAAGTG GTCAGGAGAGTAAAGCCTCACGTGCTTTTAGGACTATCTGGAGTTGGGGGGATATTTAACGAGGAG GTTCTCAAAGCTATGAAAGATTCCGATTCCCCCTGCCCTGCGATTTTTGCAATGTCTAACCCAACCACTAAAg CTGAATGTACGCCTGAAGATGTATTCAAGTATGTAGGAGAAAATGCAGTATTTGCTAGTGGAAGCCCTTTCAGCAATGTTGCTTTAA GCAATGGTAGAAAAGGGTATgccaatcaagcaaacaatatGTATCTGTTTCCGGG GATTGGTCTAGGAGCCCTTCTTTCAGGTGCTCGGCATATTTCAGATGGCATGCTCCATGCTGCAGCTGAGTG TCTTGCTTCATACATCACAGATGATGCTATTCGAAAAGGAATCCTCTTTCCTTCAATTTCAAG TATCAGACACATCACCGCACGTGTCGGCGCTGCAGTCGCCCGTGCCGCTGTTGATGAAGATCTGGCCGAGGGGTGTTGTGACATGGATCCGAAGGAGCTCAGGAGCATGTCAGAG TCGGATACGGTGGACTACGTGGCGCGGAAGATGTGGTACCCTGTTTACAGCCCCCTTGTGAACGACAAATAG
- the LOC104584174 gene encoding atherin-like yields MPSLDTLPPLDRSGGRHVRGGRQSAAMTEPRRPKPSRSARCAYAVSPASPVYSPTMEWLLTGPAPPMLGEDEDFTAALAPPPPLMYCPVHGFGPCSARDGTTPLLPSPTPPVPAAEVAPPAADLAPTADDDAGEVLDDVHPEARRLLRKFAAAGPAAGGWDPKALDLSSSNEGGPPFL; encoded by the coding sequence ATGCCGTCGTTGGACACCTTGCCGCCGCTGGACCGCTCGGGTGGCCGCCATGTCCGTGGCGGCCGCCAGTCCGCCGCCATGACAGAGCCACGCCGGCCCAAGCCCAGCCGCTCCGCCCGCTGTGCCTATGCTGTGTCGCCAGCCTCGCCGGTGTACTCGCCGACCATGGAGTGGCTCTTGACGGGCCCAGCACCGCCCATGCTCGGTGAAGATGAAGACTTCACGGCCGCTCTCGCACCGCCCCCGCCGCTGATGTACTGCCCCGTTCATGGATTCGGGCCGTGCTCGGCGAGGGACGGCACGACGCCGCTTCTTCCGTCCCCGACTCCACCCGTGCCAGCCGCCGAAGTCGCGCCTCCTGCCGCCGACCTCGCTCCAACAGCCGACGATGACGCCGGTGAAGTGCTCGACGACGTCCACCCGGAGGCCAGACGCCTCCTCCGCAAGTTCGCGGCTGCCggtccggccgccggcggttGGGACCCGAAGGCCCTCgacctctcctcctccaacgaGGGGGGGCCTCCCTTCCTTTAG